The genomic window AACCACCCATAAAATTAATATAGATGAATAAAAGCCAACAATAAGGCTCAGATAACATTCAGACCCTGTCACCTAAAGAGTGTTCATACCGCCATAACCAGTCAAGGAAATAGAGGCGAACAACTTTTAGGAGACTAACATGCGCATTCTTACTCTGACCGCGATTTCGCTTTCTACATTGGCTCTCTCTGGCAATGCATTCGCTCAAAACTACAATCATTACAACAGTAGTTATAACGCACACGAAGCCTGCAAAACAAATGAGAACAAACAAAAACTTTTGGGTGGTGGAATTGGCGCTGTAGCTGGAGCAGTATTGGGGTCACAGGTCTCTGGGCGAGGCGCTAGAACCGAAGGATCTGCTATCGGAGCCGTGATAGGCGGCCTTGCTGGCGCGGGAATCGCAGACAAACGAATTGATTGCGATCCAGTTTATTCTACACAGCCACAGCCTGTATATTATCCATCACAGCCATCAACCTATCAAACTGTGCCAGCGCGCCACACATCAACAAAGCGATATCCTGTGACCACAAGAGTGAGTAGTCATCCTGTTTATTCGAATCCTGGTTATAGCACTACACAGAATCAAAACGCTTCATATCATACGGCTCAATCTCAGCCACACAGAGTACGAAGCTACCCTACAACCAATCATCAAAACAATTACCACCGCTCAACATATGTGACGTCGCAGAATAGACATGTTGTACAAACCCGAAGCACTAAACATTATCATGGTAAGTATGAGTGCCACACACATCACTAACCTTATTACTGCAACTTTAATGAAAACGCCGCGCTTTATCGGGGCGTTTTTGCTATAAATTCAAGCAAGACTAGGCGGACGGTTATAAGCACTAGCGAACTATAAGCTAGGCTGTTATAGGGCAGCATGAATTATGTAGATGCAGCAAACGCCGATGATTTACGTGACGGCGCAATTAAACTCCACGGTGAAGAAGGCTTTGTAGGCATGCGTAAGGCAGGTCGCCTCTCCGCTGAATGCCTTGATATGCTTGCCGATATGGTCAAACCTGGCGTTACAACAGCAGCTCTCGATAAAGCCGCTTTCGAATTCATCACCGACAATGGAGGACTACCAGCTACGGTTGGATATCGAGGCTATAAACATTCATTATGCACCTCTATCAATCATGTTGTCTGCCACGGCATACCAAATGATAAGCCCTTAAAGAATGGTGACAGTTTAAATATTGACGTTACGTCTATTGTAGATGGCTGGCATGGCGATACATCCAGAATGTACACGGTTGGTAATGTCGATAGAAAAACGGAACGCTTAATAAACATCACATATGACAGCTTGATGCTCGGTATTGCTGCTGTAAAACCAGGAAACACGACAGGTGATATCGGTCACGCCATTCAAAAATTTGCCGAAGGCGAACGTTGTTCAGTCGTCACGGACTTTTGTGGTCACGGTGTCGGACGTCTCTTTCATGACTCACCCAATATCTTACACTTTGGTCGCCCAGGCGAAGGTGAAGTGCTGCGCGAAGGGATGTTTTTTACAATCGAGCCGATGATAAATTTAGGACGTCCTGATGTAAAAGTACTTTCTGATGGGTGGACAGCTGTTACTCGGGATAGAAAACTTACAGCGCAATTTGAGCACTCTATAGGCGTGACGAAAGATGGCTGTGAAATTTTCACTTTGTCGCCCAAGGGCCTCAATCGCCCACCTTACGCTTAAAAGGCTCTGATTTTGGCCGAAACAAAGCCAAAGCCACACTATCTCCAGCACAGGGACCGTCAGCGCGCAAAATTTGCGGAACATGGGGCTGACCCTATGGCCGATTATGAACTGCTAGAGCTTTTTTTGTTTAATTCAATTCCTCGACGCGATGTGAAACCCATTGCCAAAGATCTCCTTGTCCACTTTGGTAATCTCGCTGAAGTTTGCGCCGCACCATTACATCGCTTGATTGAGATTAAAGGCATCGGTGAGAAAACGGCAATTGATTTAAAGCTCCTACATGCTGCCTCCGTGCGCATGGGCCGGGAAAGTCTTCTGGGACGCCCCGTATTATCATCATGGACAGCTTTACTTGATTATTGTCGCTCAGCCATGCAATTCGAACCAGTCGAGCAGTTTCGTGTATTATTTTTGGATCGAAAAAACCGGCTCATCGCTGATGAAGTATTAGGCAGAGGCACCATAGACCGCGCGCCTGTTTATCCGAGAGAAATCATTAAACGCGCCCTCGCCCTCGAATCTACGGCTATAATTCTCGCTCACAATCACCCTAGCGGCGACCCAACACCAAGTCATTCTGATATAGTTATGACCAAAGAAGTGGTTGCCGCTGCAAAAGCCATGAATGTTGTGGTGCATGACCACTTAATCATCGGCCGAGAAAATATCGCCAGCTTTAAAACCTTAGGCCTGATGTAATATGACAGAAAAATCATTGCCCATGCAGTGATTAAGTAACTCCCATGCAATCTTCTATCTTGACGCCTTTAATAGGATAGGTTCTGGTAAAAGAAAAAACGGGAAAAATATGAGCGACTCAATCAAGACTATGAATCCGCCCAGCAAGGGCTATAGAACCTTTGTTATAATTCTACTTACTTTAGTATATGGGTTTAACTTTATTGACCGCCAGATTGTCGGCATTTTAGCGCCTTTCATTCAAGCAGACCTCGGGTTATCAAATACTCAGTTGGGCCTACTTATCGGATTTGTTTTTGCAGC from Litorimonas taeanensis includes these protein-coding regions:
- a CDS encoding glycine zipper domain-containing protein yields the protein MRILTLTAISLSTLALSGNAFAQNYNHYNSSYNAHEACKTNENKQKLLGGGIGAVAGAVLGSQVSGRGARTEGSAIGAVIGGLAGAGIADKRIDCDPVYSTQPQPVYYPSQPSTYQTVPARHTSTKRYPVTTRVSSHPVYSNPGYSTTQNQNASYHTAQSQPHRVRSYPTTNHQNNYHRSTYVTSQNRHVVQTRSTKHYHGKYECHTHH
- the map gene encoding type I methionyl aminopeptidase, which codes for MNYVDAANADDLRDGAIKLHGEEGFVGMRKAGRLSAECLDMLADMVKPGVTTAALDKAAFEFITDNGGLPATVGYRGYKHSLCTSINHVVCHGIPNDKPLKNGDSLNIDVTSIVDGWHGDTSRMYTVGNVDRKTERLINITYDSLMLGIAAVKPGNTTGDIGHAIQKFAEGERCSVVTDFCGHGVGRLFHDSPNILHFGRPGEGEVLREGMFFTIEPMINLGRPDVKVLSDGWTAVTRDRKLTAQFEHSIGVTKDGCEIFTLSPKGLNRPPYA
- the radC gene encoding RadC family protein, with the protein product MAETKPKPHYLQHRDRQRAKFAEHGADPMADYELLELFLFNSIPRRDVKPIAKDLLVHFGNLAEVCAAPLHRLIEIKGIGEKTAIDLKLLHAASVRMGRESLLGRPVLSSWTALLDYCRSAMQFEPVEQFRVLFLDRKNRLIADEVLGRGTIDRAPVYPREIIKRALALESTAIILAHNHPSGDPTPSHSDIVMTKEVVAAAKAMNVVVHDHLIIGRENIASFKTLGLM